In one window of Camelina sativa cultivar DH55 chromosome 15, Cs, whole genome shotgun sequence DNA:
- the LOC104747605 gene encoding uncharacterized protein LOC104747605 — protein sequence MASGKPATRPSVRHPSHNHPLRSHKAQVEDEIICSGCDLDLIGASFKCTKSECDYSLHKTCFELSREIRHKSHPDHPLTLLHSPQNNQSTYTCDACGEYGSGFTYNCSLCQYDVHVGCVSMPETMKHDEHAHTLALLYSTPCPKGHIFTCDVCQETMPDNLWLHYCQKCDYGAHLHACVVEEEEKPKKGGRGGEGGSNGNGMNGGRSSANSELAAMLKAQREMEKMQIALHLEMQRAKIDKKSRKHMLKMI from the coding sequence ATGGCTTCAGGGAAACCAGCTACCCGCCCTTCAGTGAGACACCCGAGCCACAACCATCCACTGCGCAGTCACAAAGCCCAAGTTGAAGACGAGATCATTTGCTCTGGTTGCGACCTAGACCTGATCGGTGCATCTTTCAAGTGCACAAAGTCAGAATGTGATTACTCCTTGCACAAGACATGTTTCGAGCTTTCACGAGAGATTCGTCACAAGTCTCACCCTGATCATCCTTTGACCCTTCTTCATTCCCCACAGAATAATCAGTCCACCTACACGTGTGACGCATGCGGTGAGTATGGATCCGGATTCACGTACAACTGTTCTTTATGCCAGTACGATGTTCATGTTGGATGTGTGTCTATGCCAGAGACCATGAAGCATGACGAGCACGCGCACACGCTCGCTTTGCTCTACAGTACTCCTTGCCCAAAGGGTCATATATTTACGTGTGATGTTTGCCAGGAAACTATGCCGGATAATTTGTGGTTGCACTATTGCCAGAAGTGTGACTACGGTGCTCATTTACATGCATGCGTcgttgaagaagaggaaaagccaaaaaaaggaggaagaggaggagaaggaggaagtAATGGAAATGGGATGAACGGAGGAAGGAGCTCGGCCAATTCAGAGCTAGCTGCGATGTTGAAGGCTCAAagggagatggagaagatgCAGATTGCTCTACACTTGGAGATGCAAAGAGCTAAGATTGATAAAAAGTCAAGAAAACATATGCTCAAAATGATCTAA
- the LOC104747604 gene encoding NEP1-interacting protein 2, whose translation MSSYRFQSGFCPLSSSPSLGNFVERIKDACHFLVSAVLGTIISAILTFFFALVGTLLGALTGALIGQETESGFIRGAAIGAISGAVFSIEVFESSLDLWKSDESAFGCLLYLIDVIVSLLSGRLVRERIGPAMLSAVQSQMGAVDTAFDDQISLFDTGGSKGLTGDLVEKIPKMTITGNNNTDASENTDSCSVCLQDFQLGETVRSLPHCHHMFHLPCIDNWLLRHGSCPMCRRDL comes from the exons ATGTCTTCTTATAGATTCCAATCTGGGTTTTGTCCTCTTTCGTCAAGTCCTTCTCTTGGGAATTTCGTCGAACGGATTAAAGACGCTTGTCATTTCCTCGTCTCTGCTGTTTTGGGTACCATTATCTCCGCCATCTTGACCTTCTTCTTCGCCTTAG TGGGGACATTGCTAGGGGCACTTACAGGAGCTTTAATAGGACAAGAAACTGAGAGTGGTTTCATTAGAGGAGCAGCAATTGGTGCCATTTCGGGTGCTGTTTTCTCTATTGAGGTCTTTGAATCATCCCTCGATCTCTGGAAATCCGATGAGTCAGCTTTCGGATGTCTTCTCTATTTG ATTGATGTCATTGTTAGTCTTCTAAGCGGGAGACTTGTACGGGAGCGAATAGGTCCTGCAATGCTTAGTGCTGTGCAAAGTCAA ATGGGAGCTGTGGATACAGCTTTTGATGATCAGATAAGCCTCTTTGATACAGGAGGCTCAAAAGGATTGACAGGAGACCTGGTTGAGAAAATCCCAAAGATGACAATTACTGGCAACAATAACACAGATGCTTCTGAGAACACAGACTCCTGTTCTGTTTGTCTTCAG GATTTCCAGCTTGGTGAAACAGTTCGAAGCTTGCCTCATTGTCATCACATGTTTCACTTACCTTGCATAGACAATTGGCTCCTCAGACACGGTTCTTGCCCGATGTGTAGACGTGACCTTTaa